The Candidatus Omnitrophota bacterium genome segment ATTCGATGATCCGCTGGCTCATAAGATTTATGCAGGAAGCGATATTTTCCTCATGCCTTCAAAATATGAGCCTTGTGGACTGGGGCAATTGATTAGTTTGCATTATGGCACAATACCGCTGGTTTTTAATACCGGTGGCCTTGCAGATACGATTAATAAGAATAATGGTTTTGTTTTTAGCAGCTATACAAAGGAAGAGCTTATAAAAACAATTAAGAGTGCCGTTGCTAATTTTAAAAATAAACCTGAATGGGAACGTTTAGTTTTAAATGCTATGAAATGTAATTTTTCCTGGAAAGCCTCTGCGGATAAGTATGCCCAGCTATATGCTAAAGTCAAAGAAAAATAAATTAGTTTTAGGGATTACCGGAAACATTGCCTGCGGCAAGAGCACCGTAGCGGCGATGTTTAAAACCAAAGATAGCCAGCTTATTGACGCTGATCTCCTAGGGCATGAACTTCTATCCGTTGGCTGCGGCGTTTATAAGAAAATTATAAAGTCATTCGGTCGGGGGATCCTGAAGGCCAATAAAGAAATCGACCGTGCAAAATTAGCCAGTATAGTTTTTGCCAGGAATGAATCTTTAGTCAGGCTCAATAGCATTGTGCATCCAGTGTTAATTAGGGAAATTAAGCGTCTTATCAGGAATTCAAATAAGAAGGTTATAATCTTGGATGCTGCTCTGATTATCGAAGCAGGTTTAAGTAAGACAGTAGATAAGATTGTCGTAGTTACAGCCAAAAGAAATCAGCAGATTTTACGCGCTGCTAAGGTTTCGGGTCTTAATAAGGGGCAAATTATGGCGAGATTAAAATTTCAGATTTCGCAAGGCAAAAAGTTGCCTTTCGCGGATTTTACAATAGATAACAGCGGTTCAATCGGAAAAACCAGGAAACAGGTGTTAGAAATAAGGAGGAAGTTGTGGAAAAGTTAGATATCAAAAATCTAAAAGATATGAAGATTACTGAATTAAATAAGTTGGCCAAAGAATTAAATGCCAACGGTACCAGCGGCTTAAAAAAACAGGATCTGATTTTTAAGATTCTGCAAGCGCAGGCAGAAAAAGAAGGTTTAATGTTTGGGGAAGGTGTGTTGGAGATACTCCCTGAAGGTTTTGGTTTCTTAAGAAGCCCAAATTACAATTATCTGCCCTGCCCGGATGATATTTATATTTCTCCGTCCCAGATCAGGAAGTTTGAGTTGCGTACCGGAGATACGGTAAGCGGCCAGATTCGTCCTCCCAAAGAAGGAGAAAAATATTTTGCCTTACTCAAAGTTGAAGCAGTAAATTTTGAAAATCCTGAGGAGGTAAAAGAAAAAGTGCTTTTCGATAACTTGACTCCGGTTTATCCGCGCGCGCCTTTTAACATGGAAACTAAACCAGATGAGTTATCTATGCGTATTATGAGTTTGCTTACTCCTATTGGCAGGGGTCAGCGCGGATTGATTGTTGCTCAGCCATACAGCGGTAAAACTGTCTTGTTGCAAAAGATAGCTAATGCCATTACCACTAATAACCCGGATGTGATTATGATTGTTTTGCTTATCGATGAACGTCCGGAAGAGGTTACGGATATGCAGCGTAATGTAAAAGGCGAAGTAATTTCTTCTACCTTTGATGAGCCGCCGGAACGCCACGTACAGGTTGCTGAGATTGTTTTGGAAAAAGCAAAACGTTTAGTTGAGCATAAACGCGACGTGGTGATTCTTCTTGATAGTATAACCCGCTTGGCTCGCGCTTATAACTCCGTAGTCCCGCACAGCGGCAAGGTTTTATCAGGCGGTATTGATTCCAATGCCTTGCAGAAACCAAAGAGATTCTTTGGAGCCGCGCGCGCAGTGGATGAAGGCGGGAGTTTAACGATTATTGCTACGGCACTGGTTGATACCGGAAGCCGAATGGATGAAGTTATTTTTGAAGAGTTCAAGGGTACCGGTAACATGGAAACTCAGCTTGACCGTAACTTATTCCAGCGCAGGATATATCCGGCTATTGATATTAAGCGTTCTAATACGCGTCATGAGGAGCTTCTGGTTAAACCGGATGTGTTATCGAAAACTTGGATTTTAAGAAAAGTTTTAAATGAATTGAATAATGTGGAAGCAATGGAGTTATTGATTGAGAAATTAGGTAAAACCAAGAATAATGAAGATTTTCTAAACAGCATGAACCAGAAATAAGTGTCCATTAAAAATATTATGAACACGTTATTCTGAGGGAGCGAAGCGACCGAAGAATCTATTTTTTGGATTCTTCGCCCCTTCGGGGCTCAGAATGACAAAAAGGAGGTAATAAAATGAAAGACAAGATTCATCCTAATTACAAAGAGAGCACAATTATCTGTGCCTGCGGAGAGACGGTGCACACGCGTTCAACTAAGCCTAGTATCCGTGTTGAAATCTGCTCAAAGTGTCATCCGTTTTTTACCGGTAAGCAGAAGTTAGTGGATTCTGCCGGCCGTGTGGATAAGTTTATGAAGAAATATGGCAAAAAATAAAATATATGAGCAGTTAGAAAAATTAACTGTTCGATATCAGGAGCTTGAGCAGCTTTTAGCCAGTCACGAGCAAATTGCTGACCGCCAGCAGTATAATAAGTTGGCTAAAGAGCTTTCTGACATTAAGGAGCCGGTCTCTAAATTCAGCGAATATAATAATTTGCTTAAAGAGATAAGTGAACTTGAGATCGTGCTTTCTGGAAAGCATGATAAAGATTTTGTGGAGTTGGCGCATGAAGAGCTTAAAGACCTGGAAGCCAAAAAAAGCAGCATTGAGTCTGAACTAAAAAAAATGATGGCTGGTGAAGATAAAGATGCCGGCCGCAATTGTATTATTGAAATCAGGCAGGGTACAGGCGGGGATGAGGCAGGGCTTTTTGCGGCGGATCTTTACCGAATGTATTCAAAATATGCAACTTTGAAAGGCTGGGTAATTGAACCGATGTCTTCTAGCGTTAATGAAGCCGGTGGAATCAAAGAAATAATCTTTGGCGTAAAAGGAAAAGATTCTTTCCGGCACTTAAAATTTGAAAGCGGAGTGCATCGGGTGCAGCGTGTCCCGACTACTGAGGCGCAAGGCAGGATTCATACATCTACTGCTACTGTTGCCGTATTGCTTGAACCGGAAGAGGTTGATTTGGAAATCGCGCCAAAAGATTTAAGGACTGATACCTATCGCTCAAGCGGGCCCGGCGGTCAGCATATGCAAAAAACTGATTCAGCAGTGAGAATTACGCATATTCCCACCGGCACAGTTGTTGCCTGCCAGGATGAGCGCTCGCAGATAAAAAATAAAGCCAAGGCGATGCGTGTACTGCGCGCGCGTATTTTAGAGGTTAAAATTGAAGATGAGGCAAAAAAATTATCCAGCGCCAGAAAAACACAGATTGGCACAGGAGACCGCAGTGAAAAGATCCGTACCTATAATTTTCCTGACCGCCGGGTTACTGACCACAGGATTAATTTTACTTCCCATCAATTAGAGGCAATCCTGGAAGGGCAGATGGATGAACTTTTTGAGGCCTTATTAAAGGCAGAAGCAGAGAAAAGAAATGAATCCCGCACCTTCTGATATTTAGGTATTTACAGGTGTAGGATTAACAAAGAATAGAGGAGAAGGTGCGGGATGAATGAAGCTGAATTAGTCTTAAGCCATATTTTAAATTGCGATAGATTGTCTTTATACCTGAATAAAAATAGTAGTTTGAATAAAGATAAATCAGTTTTGGTCTCAAAGATACTAAAGCGCAGGATCTCTGGTGAGCCGCTGCAATATATTTTGGGTAAGACTGAATTTATGGGGTTGGAGTTTAAGGTAGACAGGCGAGCTTTGATTCCCCGTCCGGAGACCGAGATCTTAGTTGACTTGGCGATAAGAGAATTAAAGGGCTCAGGCCTTGTTTTCCCTAAAGTCCTTGATCTTGGCACAGGAAGCGGTTGCATTGCTGTTTCAATTGTTAAGTTTCTTCCTTCTGCAGTTGTTTGGGCTGTTGATATATCAAAAGAAGTTCTTGTGTTAGCCGAAGAAAATGCCCATTTGAATAAAGTAAAGGTTAAATTTCTGCGCAGCGATATATTTGGCGCTTTTGGTCATAGAAAAGAACAGTTTGATTTAATTATCAGTAATCCTCCTTATGTGGCAGCCTCTGAGTTTAGTAGCTTGCCTCTTGGAATATCTTTTGAACCTGCGTGCGCTTTAGAAGCAGGTGTTGATGGTTTGGATTTTTATCGAAAAATAATTAAGCAGGCAGCGGCGTATTTAAATAAAGGCGGTTTATTAGCTTTTGAAGTTGGGATTAACCAGTCAGATCCGGTGAAGGCTCTGCTGGAAGAAGAAAATTTTAGTGATATAAGAATAATTAAAGATTATAATAATATCAACCGTGTGGTGATGTCAAAGATAAAGGATTAAGCAAATGGATAAATTGGTGATTGAGGGCGGAGTTAAATTAAAAGGCGAGGTAACTGTCTCTGGGGCTAAAAACGCTGTGCTGCCGATACTAGCGGCAACTTTACTTACTGATGAGCCCTGCGAAATCAGAGGAGTACCGAATCTGCGTGATACTAATAGTATGCTTAAGATCCTGCGCTCTTTAGGAAAAGCCGCCGAGTTTGATAAAGGCAGGGTGGTTGTTGCTAAGGGTAAAATTACAAGTTATGTTGCTGAATATAAATTAGTTTCGACAATGCGCGCTTCATTTTGTGTCTTAGGCCCGTTGTTAGGTAAATTAAAACGGGCAAAAGTTTCTCTTCCCGGAGGCTGTGTTATCGGCGTGCGGCCGGTTGACCTGCATCTTAAAGGAATTAAGGCTTTAGGTGCAGATATTAGTATTGACGCTGGCTATGTTATTGCAAAAGCTGCGAAGTTACGCGGCGCATATGTTTATTTAGGTGGCGTTTATGGTTCATCAGTTTTAGCTACTGATAATGTAATGATGGCTGCGGTTTTAGCAGATGGCAAGACCATAATTGAATCGGCTGCCTGCGAACCGGAGGTGGTAGATCTGGCAGAGTTTTTAATTAAAATGGGCGCAAAAATTAAGGGTCATGGCACGCCGGTTATTGAAATAGAAGGGGTAAAACATTTGCATGGCGCGGCACATTCTATAATTCCTGATCGTATTGAAGCCGGAACTTTAATTTTAGCCTCATTGATAACCGGCGGTGATGTTTTGATCAAAAACATACGGTATCAACATTTGGGATCGCTGATTGATAAATTAGCTGAGGCTGGTGCTAATATTGTACATACTGATGGATCTTTACGTGTTAAAGGAAACAGGAGGTTAAAGAGCGTAAATATAACTACGCTTCCGTATCCGGGATTTCCTACAGATATGCAGGCGCAGATGATGAGTTTAATGTCAGTAACAGGCGGCATTAGCGTGATTACCGAGAAAATCTATCCTGACAGGTTTATGCATGTTTCCGAGCTTAATCGTATGGGCGCGCATATTCAGAGAGAAGGCCCGCATGCTATTGTCGAAGGTATTAAAAAATTATCCGGAGCTCCGGTTATGGCTAGCGACCTACGGGCATCCGCGGGTTTAGTTTTAGCGGGGCTGGCAGCGGTTGGTAAAACATCGGTCTCCAGGATTTATCATTTAGAGCGCGGCTATGAATTTATCGAAGAAAAATTAATTAATCTGGGCGCCAGAGTTTGGAGGGAAAAAGAATGATTTTAATGATTGATAATTATGATTCTTTTACCTACAACCTTGTCCAATACTTAGAAGAATTGGGGCAAAAGGTACAGGTTTATCGTAATGACGCGCTAACGATTAAGGATATTGCAAAGCTTAATCCTGATAGGATTGTTATATCTCCGGGTCCGGGAAGGCCAGAGGATGCCGGTATTTCCTGTGAAGTTATTAAGGAATTTTGCGGGAAGATTCCTATTCTGGGAGTCTGCCTTGGGCATCAGGCAATAGGCTATGTTTTTGGAGGTAAGATTGTGGGCGCCAAAAAACTAATGCATGGGAAGACTTCCAAGATTTATCATAATAAAAAAGATATTTTCAAGAATATTCCCAACCCATTTTTAGCTACTCGCTATCATTCTTTATTGGTGGATCAAAAGAGCCTGCCGGAGTGCCTTGAAATAATTGCAAGCACCAAGGAAAATGAAATTATGGGGCTAAAACATAAAGCATATCCTCTATGGGGAGTGCAGTTTCATCCGGAATCTATACTTACCAAAAGCGGCAAGCAAATATTGGATAACTTTATTAAATTAAAATAATATTACTATTTAATTGGTGTCATTGCGACCCGCCAAGATTTGTGGCGGCCAAGCAATTTCTTAGAAAACAATGATAAAGGATCTAATTAAACAACTGCTTGATAAAAAAGATCTGACTGAATCACAGATGCAGCAGGTGATGCAGGAGATCTTGAGCGGCACAGTTGATACTGCGGATATTATTGCGTTTTTAACTTCACTCAATGATAAAGGCGAAACAGTAGAAGAATTAACGGCTGCGGTAAATGTAATGCTCAAATATGTCGAGCCGATTATTATAGATAAGCCAAATATTCTGGATACTTGCGGAACCGGCGGAGATAAGAAGGGGACTTTTAATATTTCAACCCTTACCGCTTTAGTTGCCAGCGGCGCCGGTGTTACCGTGGCTAAGCACGGAAATCGCTCAGTATCTAGTAAATGCGGCAGCGCAGATATCTTAGAGGCATTGGGCGTAAACATTAATATGGATAAGGTAAAAATTAAGCGATGCCTTGAGGAGATAGGCATCGCTTTTTTATTTGCACCGAATCTGCATCCGGCGATGCGTTTTGTTATGCCGGCAAGAAAACAGATTGCCCAGAAAACCATGTTTAATATTTTAGGGCCGTTGATTAATCCTGCGCGCGCCACTAATCAGCTAATCGGCGTATATTCTAAAGAATGGTCCAGGCCCTTGGCGCAAGTTTTACATAATTTAGGCTCAAAGCATATTCTGGTAGTGTATGGGGCCGATGGCCTGGATGAAGTAACAATTACCGATAAGACATTTGTTGCTGAGGTAGTTGGCGGTTCATTAAAAGAATATGAAATTACTCCTGAGGATTTTGGTTTTAAAAGGGCTAGAATAAATGATCTATTGGGCGGATCAATCCAAGAGAATGTGTTGATTGCCCGTAATGTATTGGCAGGGGGAAAAGGTACTCATCGAGATATTGTTTTACTTAACGCCGGATGCGCTATATATGCTGCAGATAAAGCTAAAACGGTCCAAGAGGGGATAAAACTTGCGGAAAAATCAATTGATTCCGGACAGGCAGCAAAGAAACTTGAGTTATTAAAGGAGTATTCACAATTATAGTTATTGGTAAAAACTTGTCATCCTGAGCCCGCCATTGATTTAGTGGCGGGCGAAGGATCTAGGTGTAAGATTCTTCGTCGTCCCGCCAATGGCGGGACTCCTCAGAATGACGATGATGTAAATGGAGAAACTCAACAATGGCTAAAAAAGACGTATTAAAAGAGATTGTCGCTAAAAAGAAAGAAAAGATTGCTTTGGCTATTACGCAATTAAGCCTGGAAGAGTTATCTACTAAGTTAGTTGGTTTGCCGGCTACTCGTCCCTTTAAAGAGGCAATTAGCAAACCTAAACAGATATCTCTTATTGCTGAAATTAAGCAGGCTTCGCCTTCCAAGGGATTAATCCGGCAGAATTTTAATTTACTGGAGATTGCGCAGGCTTATCAGAATGCTGGGGCGCAAGCTGTTTCAGTATTGACCGAGGAGGACTATTTTGGCGGCAATCCTGCTAATATCGCAGAAGCAAAAAAAATATTTACTGGGCCGATTTTGAGAAAAGATTTTATTTTAGAAAGCTATCAAGTTTATGAATCTAGATATTTAGGAGCTGATGCTATTTTATTGATTGCAGATTTATTGACTAAAGATAAATTAGTAGAATTTATGCGTATTGCTGATAGCTTGGGGCTTGATTATATTGTTGAAGTACATGATGAGAAGGAGTTAAAGAAAATCTTGAGTTTAAAGGTTCCGATAATCGGGATCAATAATCGTAATTTACATACGCTTGAGGTTGATTTTAAGACCACGGAAAAATTATTTACTCTTATTCCTAAAGATAAAATAGTGGTTGTAGAGAGCGGGATTAAAAGTTCCCAGGATGTTTTATTCCTAAAAATTCTCGGGGCAAGTGCCGTATTAATTGGCACTACCTTTATGGAGTCAGCTGACATAAAGGTTAAAGTAGAAGAGGTAATGGGATGGTGAGGGTAAAAATCTGCGGAATTACTAATTTAGAGGATGCGCTGTTTAGTTATTTTTCAGGTGCGCATGCCTTGGGATTTGTTTTTTATAAAAAAAGCCCTCGGTATATCAGCCTTCAGAAGGCAAAAAATATAGCGCGGATTTTACCGAAGAAAATTAAACTGGTAGGAGTCTTTGTCGATGAAAAAGTCTCAACTGTAAAGAGGATTGCCAAGCTTTGTGATTTAGATATGTTACAATTTCATGGAAAGGAATCTCCCGAATATTGTCAGAAATTTAAAAGTTATAAAGTCATCAAGGCTTTCAGAATAAATAAAAAAGAAGATTTAGACAATATTTCTAAATATAAAACCTTTGCTTATTTATTTGATAGTTTTTCTAAAGACGCATTTGGCGGAACAGGCAATAAATTTAACTGGAAAATTCTTGAACAAACAGCTAAAATGAAGCCTGTTGTGTTTTTGTCTGGCGGGTTAACCAGCAGCAATGTGTACCACGCAATCAAATTGTTAAAACCTGACTGGGTGGATGTTTCAAGCAGCCTTGAATCAAAGCCAGGCAAAAAAGATCATAAGAAAATTACCAAATTTATTCAATCAGCTAAACGATGAAAAATAAAATACCGGATAAAACTGGGCACTTTGGTTTGTTTGGGGGAAGATTTGTCCCTGAGACGCTGATTTATGCTCTGGATGAACTGGAGAAGGAATATTCTTTAGCTAAAAAAGATAAAAAGTTTGCTAAAGAGCTGGATTTTTATCTACGCGAATACGCCGGCAGGCCTACCCCACTATATCTGGCAAAAAACTTAAGCCAATATTTAGGGATAAAAAAAGTTTATCTGAAAAGAGAAGACCTTTTACATACCGGTGCGCATAAAATCAATAATACCTTAGGCCAGGTACTTCTGGCAGTTAGAATGGGTAAACGAAGATTAATTGCTGAGACCGGGGCAGGTCAACATGGAGTAGCTACGGCGACGGTTGCGGCATTATTCGGATTAAAGTGCGATATATATATGGGGCAGGAAGATATAGAGCGTCAGGCTTTAAATGTCATGCGCATGAAGTTACTTGGGGCAACTGTTATTAGCGTAAAAAGCGGAACACAAACCTTAAAAGATGCGATGACTGAGGCTTTGCGTGATTGGGTAACTAATGTGCGCAATACCTATTATGTTATCGGTACAGTTGCCGGGCCGCATCCTTATCCTGGAATGGTACGGAATTTTCAACGTGTAATCGGAGATGAAGCTAAAGCCCAAATTCTAAAAAAAGAAAATCGCCTTCCGGATTTCTTGATAGCTTGTATTGGCGGCGGTAGTAATGCCATGGGGTTATTTCATCCGTTTTCTGATGATGTAAAGGTAAAGATGATTGGAGTAGAGGCTGCAGGTTTAGGAATTGCTTCAGGTAAACATTCTGCTAGCCTTGAGTATGGCTCAACCGGAGTATTACATGGCTCAAAATCTAAAATTTTAGAGGATAAATTCGGCCAAATCAAAAATGCTCATTCTGTTGCCGCAGGCCTTGATTATCCTGGCGTTGGCCCGGAACATGCATATTATCAACAAATAAAACGCGCTGATTATGTAGCTATCACTGATAAAGAAGCCCTGGAGGGATTCAGGCTGTTATCTAAAGTAGAAGGAATTATTCCTGCATTGGAATCTGCGCATGCAATTGCCTATTTAAAGAAAGCATCAAAATCAATTAAGAAGGATGCGACAGTTATAGTTTGCCTTTCCGGAAGAGGGGATAAGGATCTGCATGAATCGTATTGATAATAAATTTAGCCAATTAAAGAAGCAGGGAAGAAGAGCGTTTATTGCTTTTATAACCGCAGGTTACCCGGATTTATCTACGACTTCAAAACTGGTCATTGCATTTGATAAGAAAGGCGTAGATATCATTGAATTAGGTGTGCCTTTTTCTGATCCTTTGGCTGACGGCCCGGTAATCCAGGAGGCCTCAGGATATTCTCTTAAAAAAGGAACTAATCTGGTTAAAATTTTAGATTTAGTGAAGAAATTACGTAAGTATGTGAGCTTGCCGATATGTTTGATGACTTACTACAATCCAGTTTTTTGTTATGGAGAGAAGCGTTTTGTGGATAAGGCTGTGGCTTGCGGAGTTGATGGGGTAATTATTCCGGATTTGCCGCCTGAGGAGGCAAAAGAATTCATTCATTACGCCAACCAGAAGGGTTTGAACAATATTTGTTTTGTTGCTCCGACCAGTACCCAGGCGCGGATTAAATTAATCTCTAAAGTTGATAAAGGTTTTATTTATTATGTTTCTTTGACTGGGGTAACCGGAAGTCGCAAAAGCTTAAGTGCGGATTTAAAAGCTAACCTTGTAAAAATAAAAAAGGTTACTACCAAACCAATTTGCGTAGGATTCGGTATTTCTGACGCGCATCAGGTTAAAGAAGTGTCTAAACTCTGCGACGGGGTAATTGTTGGCAGCGCAATTGTAGATAAAATCAGAAAAAATATCGGCCATCCTAATCTGGTGCAAAAAGTAGCCAACTTTGTAGAAAGCCTCAATGTATAAAAGAAGTAAATTAAGTAACGGTTTAAGGGTAATCACCAAATGTCTGAAACAGGCGCAATCGGTTTCTCTTGGGATTTGGATTAATACTGGCGGCCGCTATGAGATAGATTCTCAAAAAGGCATCTCGCATTATCTGGAGCATCTGCTTTTTAAAGGCAGCAAAAAATACTCTTGTCGTTTGATTAAAGAATCAATTGAAGGAATAGGGGGTTCTTTAAATGGTTTTACCTCTGAAGAGCTCACCTGCTATTTGGTGAAGATTCCCAGCCGCTATTTAGTTTCTGCTTTTGATATCCTTTCCGATATGGTTACTTTCCCAAGCTTAAAACAGGTGGATATCGATAAAGAGAGGACTGTTATTCTAGAAGAGCTCAAAATGTATAGGGATCTTCCGCAGAATTATGTTTATGAGTTGTTAGATGAACTGCTTTGGCCAGCCCAACCATTGGGAACGCCGATAATCGGGACAATTGAGTCGCTAAATGGTATTAACCGTGATGTTCTAAAACGTTATCAAGTCAGCCACTATACCCCGGCAAATATCGTAGTCAGCGCAGCCGGATTATTAGAGCATGATCTCCTGCTGAAAAAAGTTTCTGCTAAGTTTTCTTCAACGACAACCTCTAAATTAAATACATTTATTCCGGTTAAAGAAAACCAGGATAAGCCGCAGTTAAAAATCTTTAATAAAGATACCGAACAGACACATATGGCTCTGGGGTTTCATTCTTTAAAGCGCGATGATCCTTTAAGGCATGCTCAGGCGATTTTGCATATAATTTTAGGCGCCA includes the following:
- a CDS encoding aminodeoxychorismate/anthranilate synthase component II, yielding MILMIDNYDSFTYNLVQYLEELGQKVQVYRNDALTIKDIAKLNPDRIVISPGPGRPEDAGISCEVIKEFCGKIPILGVCLGHQAIGYVFGGKIVGAKKLMHGKTSKIYHNKKDIFKNIPNPFLATRYHSLLVDQKSLPECLEIIASTKENEIMGLKHKAYPLWGVQFHPESILTKSGKQILDNFIKLK
- the trpC gene encoding indole-3-glycerol phosphate synthase TrpC, translating into MAKKDVLKEIVAKKKEKIALAITQLSLEELSTKLVGLPATRPFKEAISKPKQISLIAEIKQASPSKGLIRQNFNLLEIAQAYQNAGAQAVSVLTEEDYFGGNPANIAEAKKIFTGPILRKDFILESYQVYESRYLGADAILLIADLLTKDKLVEFMRIADSLGLDYIVEVHDEKELKKILSLKVPIIGINNRNLHTLEVDFKTTEKLFTLIPKDKIVVVESGIKSSQDVLFLKILGASAVLIGTTFMESADIKVKVEEVMGW
- the murA gene encoding UDP-N-acetylglucosamine 1-carboxyvinyltransferase, which encodes MDKLVIEGGVKLKGEVTVSGAKNAVLPILAATLLTDEPCEIRGVPNLRDTNSMLKILRSLGKAAEFDKGRVVVAKGKITSYVAEYKLVSTMRASFCVLGPLLGKLKRAKVSLPGGCVIGVRPVDLHLKGIKALGADISIDAGYVIAKAAKLRGAYVYLGGVYGSSVLATDNVMMAAVLADGKTIIESAACEPEVVDLAEFLIKMGAKIKGHGTPVIEIEGVKHLHGAAHSIIPDRIEAGTLILASLITGGDVLIKNIRYQHLGSLIDKLAEAGANIVHTDGSLRVKGNRRLKSVNITTLPYPGFPTDMQAQMMSLMSVTGGISVITEKIYPDRFMHVSELNRMGAHIQREGPHAIVEGIKKLSGAPVMASDLRASAGLVLAGLAAVGKTSVSRIYHLERGYEFIEEKLINLGARVWREKE
- the prfA gene encoding peptide chain release factor 1; this encodes MAKNKIYEQLEKLTVRYQELEQLLASHEQIADRQQYNKLAKELSDIKEPVSKFSEYNNLLKEISELEIVLSGKHDKDFVELAHEELKDLEAKKSSIESELKKMMAGEDKDAGRNCIIEIRQGTGGDEAGLFAADLYRMYSKYATLKGWVIEPMSSSVNEAGGIKEIIFGVKGKDSFRHLKFESGVHRVQRVPTTEAQGRIHTSTATVAVLLEPEEVDLEIAPKDLRTDTYRSSGPGGQHMQKTDSAVRITHIPTGTVVACQDERSQIKNKAKAMRVLRARILEVKIEDEAKKLSSARKTQIGTGDRSEKIRTYNFPDRRVTDHRINFTSHQLEAILEGQMDELFEALLKAEAEKRNESRTF
- the trpB gene encoding tryptophan synthase subunit beta gives rise to the protein MKNKIPDKTGHFGLFGGRFVPETLIYALDELEKEYSLAKKDKKFAKELDFYLREYAGRPTPLYLAKNLSQYLGIKKVYLKREDLLHTGAHKINNTLGQVLLAVRMGKRRLIAETGAGQHGVATATVAALFGLKCDIYMGQEDIERQALNVMRMKLLGATVISVKSGTQTLKDAMTEALRDWVTNVRNTYYVIGTVAGPHPYPGMVRNFQRVIGDEAKAQILKKENRLPDFLIACIGGGSNAMGLFHPFSDDVKVKMIGVEAAGLGIASGKHSASLEYGSTGVLHGSKSKILEDKFGQIKNAHSVAAGLDYPGVGPEHAYYQQIKRADYVAITDKEALEGFRLLSKVEGIIPALESAHAIAYLKKASKSIKKDATVIVCLSGRGDKDLHESY
- the rpmE gene encoding 50S ribosomal protein L31 is translated as MKDKIHPNYKESTIICACGETVHTRSTKPSIRVEICSKCHPFFTGKQKLVDSAGRVDKFMKKYGKK
- the trpD gene encoding anthranilate phosphoribosyltransferase, which codes for MIKDLIKQLLDKKDLTESQMQQVMQEILSGTVDTADIIAFLTSLNDKGETVEELTAAVNVMLKYVEPIIIDKPNILDTCGTGGDKKGTFNISTLTALVASGAGVTVAKHGNRSVSSKCGSADILEALGVNINMDKVKIKRCLEEIGIAFLFAPNLHPAMRFVMPARKQIAQKTMFNILGPLINPARATNQLIGVYSKEWSRPLAQVLHNLGSKHILVVYGADGLDEVTITDKTFVAEVVGGSLKEYEITPEDFGFKRARINDLLGGSIQENVLIARNVLAGGKGTHRDIVLLNAGCAIYAADKAKTVQEGIKLAEKSIDSGQAAKKLELLKEYSQL
- the rho gene encoding transcription termination factor Rho, encoding MEKLDIKNLKDMKITELNKLAKELNANGTSGLKKQDLIFKILQAQAEKEGLMFGEGVLEILPEGFGFLRSPNYNYLPCPDDIYISPSQIRKFELRTGDTVSGQIRPPKEGEKYFALLKVEAVNFENPEEVKEKVLFDNLTPVYPRAPFNMETKPDELSMRIMSLLTPIGRGQRGLIVAQPYSGKTVLLQKIANAITTNNPDVIMIVLLIDERPEEVTDMQRNVKGEVISSTFDEPPERHVQVAEIVLEKAKRLVEHKRDVVILLDSITRLARAYNSVVPHSGKVLSGGIDSNALQKPKRFFGAARAVDEGGSLTIIATALVDTGSRMDEVIFEEFKGTGNMETQLDRNLFQRRIYPAIDIKRSNTRHEELLVKPDVLSKTWILRKVLNELNNVEAMELLIEKLGKTKNNEDFLNSMNQK
- a CDS encoding phosphoribosylanthranilate isomerase codes for the protein MVRVKICGITNLEDALFSYFSGAHALGFVFYKKSPRYISLQKAKNIARILPKKIKLVGVFVDEKVSTVKRIAKLCDLDMLQFHGKESPEYCQKFKSYKVIKAFRINKKEDLDNISKYKTFAYLFDSFSKDAFGGTGNKFNWKILEQTAKMKPVVFLSGGLTSSNVYHAIKLLKPDWVDVSSSLESKPGKKDHKKITKFIQSAKR
- the trpA gene encoding tryptophan synthase subunit alpha yields the protein MNRIDNKFSQLKKQGRRAFIAFITAGYPDLSTTSKLVIAFDKKGVDIIELGVPFSDPLADGPVIQEASGYSLKKGTNLVKILDLVKKLRKYVSLPICLMTYYNPVFCYGEKRFVDKAVACGVDGVIIPDLPPEEAKEFIHYANQKGLNNICFVAPTSTQARIKLISKVDKGFIYYVSLTGVTGSRKSLSADLKANLVKIKKVTTKPICVGFGISDAHQVKEVSKLCDGVIVGSAIVDKIRKNIGHPNLVQKVANFVESLNV
- the coaE gene encoding dephospho-CoA kinase (Dephospho-CoA kinase (CoaE) performs the final step in coenzyme A biosynthesis.) — its product is MLKSKKNKLVLGITGNIACGKSTVAAMFKTKDSQLIDADLLGHELLSVGCGVYKKIIKSFGRGILKANKEIDRAKLASIVFARNESLVRLNSIVHPVLIREIKRLIRNSNKKVIILDAALIIEAGLSKTVDKIVVVTAKRNQQILRAAKVSGLNKGQIMARLKFQISQGKKLPFADFTIDNSGSIGKTRKQVLEIRRKLWKS
- the prmC gene encoding peptide chain release factor N(5)-glutamine methyltransferase — its product is MNEAELVLSHILNCDRLSLYLNKNSSLNKDKSVLVSKILKRRISGEPLQYILGKTEFMGLEFKVDRRALIPRPETEILVDLAIRELKGSGLVFPKVLDLGTGSGCIAVSIVKFLPSAVVWAVDISKEVLVLAEENAHLNKVKVKFLRSDIFGAFGHRKEQFDLIISNPPYVAASEFSSLPLGISFEPACALEAGVDGLDFYRKIIKQAAAYLNKGGLLAFEVGINQSDPVKALLEEENFSDIRIIKDYNNINRVVMSKIKD